One Lactobacillus crispatus DNA segment encodes these proteins:
- the secY gene encoding preprotein translocase subunit SecY: MFSTLKNAFKDKEIRNKLYFTLFILLLYRIGANITVPGVNAKAITQVAQTGLVPMLDTVSGGGLDNYSIFSLGVSPYITAQIVIQLLQMDIVPTLVEWGKQGEVGRRKTNQVTRYLALVVAFIQSIGITLGFNALTQMGLVKNQTPQTYIEIAIIMTAGTMLLTWLGDEITDKGLGNGISVIIFAGIIARLPSGLWQIYKEEIINNSASDRWQGILFFIAVIVAILIVTQFVTWVEQADRRIPIQYTRRATMSGSESFLPLKVNVSGVIPVIFASSFIVTPATILMAFQRTQGDQQWFKVMNQIFSLQTTPGVIIYTLLIILFTFFYAFVQVNPEKLAENLQKQGAYIPSVWPGKDTQDYISKMLMKLSTVGSLFLGLVALLPQLATNFWNLPSSIGLGGTSLLIVIGVVLELSRQINGLLMKREYVGFIR; the protein is encoded by the coding sequence ATGTTTTCGACCTTGAAGAACGCCTTCAAAGATAAAGAAATTAGAAATAAGCTCTATTTCACGCTCTTTATTCTTTTGCTGTATCGGATCGGTGCAAACATTACCGTTCCCGGTGTTAATGCGAAGGCGATCACGCAGGTTGCGCAAACTGGTTTAGTTCCAATGCTGGATACTGTATCTGGTGGTGGACTAGATAACTATTCAATATTTTCTTTGGGTGTTTCTCCTTATATTACGGCTCAGATTGTTATCCAGCTGCTACAGATGGATATTGTTCCTACGTTAGTAGAATGGGGAAAACAAGGTGAAGTAGGTCGACGTAAAACAAATCAAGTAACTAGATATTTAGCATTAGTTGTTGCTTTTATCCAGAGTATTGGTATTACGTTAGGCTTTAACGCTTTAACTCAAATGGGTTTGGTAAAGAATCAAACACCACAGACTTATATAGAAATTGCTATTATTATGACTGCTGGAACTATGTTATTAACATGGTTGGGTGATGAAATCACTGATAAGGGTCTAGGTAATGGTATCTCAGTAATTATTTTTGCTGGTATTATTGCAAGACTACCAAGTGGTCTATGGCAAATTTATAAGGAAGAAATTATTAATAATAGTGCTAGTGATCGTTGGCAAGGCATTTTGTTCTTCATCGCGGTTATAGTTGCAATCCTTATCGTAACTCAATTTGTTACATGGGTTGAACAAGCTGATCGTCGTATTCCAATTCAATATACGAGAAGAGCGACGATGAGTGGTTCTGAAAGTTTTCTACCATTAAAGGTTAATGTATCTGGAGTTATTCCGGTTATTTTTGCCAGTTCATTTATTGTTACACCGGCAACGATTTTAATGGCCTTTCAAAGAACCCAGGGCGATCAACAATGGTTTAAAGTAATGAACCAAATCTTTAGCTTACAAACTACTCCTGGGGTAATTATCTACACTCTTTTAATTATCTTATTTACATTCTTCTACGCTTTCGTACAGGTCAACCCTGAGAAGCTAGCAGAAAACTTACAAAAGCAGGGTGCTTATATTCCTAGTGTATGGCCAGGAAAAGATACTCAGGATTATATTTCAAAGATGTTGATGAAATTATCAACAGTAGGTTCATTATTCTTGGGCTTAGTTGCTTTACTGCCTCAATTGGCTACTAACTTTTGGAATCTCCCAAGTTCCATTGGTTTAGGAGGAACAAGTCTTTTAATTGTGATTGGGGTTGTTCTCGAGTTATCTCGTCAAATTAACGGCTTGTTAATGAAGAGAGAATATGTTGGATTCATCAGATAG
- the rplR gene encoding 50S ribosomal protein L18, with amino-acid sequence MISKPDKNKLRLKRHRRIRGKISGTAERPRLSIFRSNKNIYAQLIDDVAGVTLASASTLDENVSDATKVEQAAAVGKAIAEAAKAKNISTVVFDRSGYLYHGRVQALADAARENGLDF; translated from the coding sequence GTGATTTCTAAACCAGATAAAAACAAGTTACGCTTAAAGCGTCATAGACGTATTCGTGGAAAAATTTCTGGTACTGCTGAGCGCCCACGCTTAAGCATTTTTCGTTCAAATAAAAACATCTACGCTCAATTAATTGATGACGTAGCGGGTGTTACGCTTGCAAGCGCCTCAACTTTGGATGAAAATGTATCAGATGCAACTAAAGTAGAACAAGCTGCTGCTGTAGGTAAGGCAATTGCTGAAGCTGCAAAGGCAAAGAACATTTCTACTGTTGTATTCGACAGAAGTGGTTACTTATACCACGGCCGTGTTCAAGCATTAGCTGATGCTGCTCGTGAAAACGGATTAGATTTCTAG
- the rplP gene encoding 50S ribosomal protein L16, which translates to MPLVPKRVKHRREFRGKMRGAAKGGKYIAFGEYGLEALESHWITNRQIEAARVAMTRYMKRGGKVWIRIFPQKSYTAKGVGVRMGSGKGAPAGWVAVVKREKIMFEIGGVDEATAREALRLASTKLPIKTKFVTRSSEVGGESNEG; encoded by the coding sequence ATGCCTTTAGTACCAAAGCGAGTAAAACACCGTCGTGAATTCCGTGGTAAGATGCGTGGTGCTGCTAAGGGTGGTAAATATATTGCCTTTGGTGAATATGGTCTTGAAGCCCTCGAATCACATTGGATTACTAACCGTCAAATCGAAGCAGCTCGTGTTGCTATGACTCGTTACATGAAACGTGGCGGTAAGGTTTGGATCAGAATTTTCCCTCAAAAGTCATACACTGCTAAAGGTGTTGGTGTACGTATGGGTTCAGGTAAAGGTGCACCAGCAGGTTGGGTAGCTGTAGTTAAGAGAGAAAAGATTATGTTCGAAATTGGTGGTGTTGATGAAGCAACTGCTCGTGAAGCTTTACGTCTTGCTTCAACTAAGTTACCAATTAAGACTAAGTTTGTAACTAGAAGTTCGGAAGTAGGTGGCGAATCTAATGAAGGCTAA
- the rplO gene encoding 50S ribosomal protein L15, whose amino-acid sequence MKLHELHSAEGSRRNRKRVGRGTSSGYGKTSGRGQKGQLARQGGHTRLGFEGGQMPLFRTMPKRGFKNINRKEYAIVNLDDLNKFEDGSEVTVESLKDNGLVKKELSGVKLLGKGELKVKLTVKVNKVSASAKQAVEAAGGTVEVI is encoded by the coding sequence ATGAAGCTTCATGAATTACATTCTGCTGAAGGCTCACGTCGCAATAGAAAACGTGTTGGTCGTGGTACTTCAAGTGGTTACGGTAAAACTTCAGGCCGTGGTCAAAAGGGTCAATTAGCTCGTCAAGGCGGTCATACTCGTTTAGGTTTTGAAGGTGGTCAAATGCCATTATTCAGAACTATGCCTAAGCGTGGTTTTAAGAACATTAACCGCAAGGAATATGCAATTGTAAACTTAGATGATTTAAACAAGTTCGAAGACGGCAGTGAAGTAACTGTAGAATCACTTAAAGATAATGGCTTAGTAAAGAAAGAATTGTCAGGTGTTAAGTTACTTGGCAAGGGCGAATTAAAAGTTAAGTTAACTGTAAAGGTTAATAAAGTTTCCGCATCTGCTAAGCAAGCAGTTGAAGCCGCTGGCGGAACTGTTGAGGTGATCTAA
- the rpmJ gene encoding 50S ribosomal protein L36 gives MKVRPSVKPMCEHCKVIKRHGRVMVICSANPKHKQRQG, from the coding sequence ATGAAGGTTAGACCATCTGTTAAACCAATGTGTGAACATTGTAAAGTTATCAAGAGACATGGCCGTGTGATGGTAATTTGCTCAGCAAATCCAAAGCACAAGCAACGTCAAGGTTAG
- the rplE gene encoding 50S ribosomal protein L5, translating into MASYLAKEYNEKVAPALEEKFNYKSSMQVPKIDKIVLNMGVGDAVSNAKNLDEAVEELTLISGQKPLITKAKKSIANFRLREGMSIGAKVTLRGDRMYDFLYKLINVSLPRVRDFRGVSTRSFDGRGNYTLGIKEQLIFPEIDFDKVNRTRGLDIVIVTTANTDEEARELLTQFGMPFAR; encoded by the coding sequence ATGGCAAGTTATTTAGCTAAGGAATACAACGAAAAGGTAGCTCCTGCATTAGAAGAAAAGTTTAACTACAAGTCATCTATGCAAGTACCTAAGATCGACAAGATTGTTTTAAACATGGGTGTTGGTGATGCAGTTTCTAACGCCAAGAACTTAGATGAAGCAGTTGAAGAATTAACTTTGATCTCAGGTCAAAAGCCATTAATCACTAAGGCCAAGAAATCAATCGCTAACTTCCGTTTACGTGAAGGTATGTCTATCGGTGCTAAGGTAACTCTTAGAGGCGACAGAATGTACGATTTCTTGTACAAGTTAATCAATGTTTCTCTTCCACGTGTTCGTGACTTCCGTGGTGTATCAACTCGTTCATTTGATGGTCGTGGTAACTACACTTTAGGTATTAAAGAACAATTGATTTTCCCAGAAATCGATTTTGATAAGGTAAACCGCACTAGAGGTTTAGATATTGTTATCGTAACTACTGCCAACACTGATGAAGAAGCTCGTGAACTTTTGACTCAATTTGGTATGCCGTTTGCAAGATAG
- the rpsH gene encoding 30S ribosomal protein S8, with amino-acid sequence MVMTDPIADYLTRIRNANMAKHDSVEIPASNIKKSISEILKREGFIRDYEVADDNKQGVIKVFLKYGPNGERVISGLKRISKPGLRNYVGAEDLPKVLNGLGIAIVSTSAGVITDKEARQKNVGGEVIAYIW; translated from the coding sequence ATGGTCATGACAGATCCAATCGCAGATTACTTGACTAGAATCAGAAATGCCAACATGGCAAAACACGATTCAGTTGAAATTCCTGCATCAAACATTAAAAAGTCTATTTCAGAAATTTTGAAACGTGAAGGCTTCATCCGTGATTACGAAGTTGCAGATGATAACAAGCAAGGCGTTATCAAGGTATTCTTGAAATATGGTCCAAATGGAGAACGTGTTATCTCAGGTTTGAAGCGTATTTCTAAGCCAGGTCTTAGAAACTACGTTGGCGCTGAAGACTTACCTAAAGTTCTTAATGGCTTAGGCATTGCCATCGTTTCTACTTCTGCTGGTGTTATTACCGACAAGGAAGCAAGACAAAAGAACGTTGGCGGCGAAGTAATTGCCTACATTTGGTAA
- the rplN gene encoding 50S ribosomal protein L14, protein MIQNESRLKVADNSGARELLVIRVLGGSKRKTGNIGDIVVCTVKQATPGGVVKKGDVVKAVIVRTKSGARREDGSYIKFDENAGVIINADKSPRGTRIFGPVARELRENDFMKIVSLAPEVL, encoded by the coding sequence GTGATTCAAAACGAATCTCGTTTAAAGGTTGCTGATAACTCTGGTGCCAGAGAACTTTTAGTTATTAGAGTCTTAGGTGGTTCAAAGCGTAAGACCGGTAACATTGGTGACATCGTAGTATGTACTGTTAAACAAGCAACACCAGGTGGCGTTGTCAAAAAAGGCGACGTTGTAAAAGCTGTTATTGTTAGAACTAAATCAGGTGCACGTCGTGAAGATGGTTCATACATCAAGTTCGACGAAAATGCTGGCGTAATTATCAACGCAGACAAGAGCCCACGTGGTACTCGTATCTTTGGGCCAGTTGCACGTGAGTTACGTGAGAACGACTTTATGAAGATCGTCTCTCTTGCTCCTGAAGTCTTATAA
- the rpsE gene encoding 30S ribosomal protein S5 yields MANRNDSRNNRRNKDDIEDQLVAVNRITKVVKGGRRMRFAALVVVGDKKGRVGFGTGKAQEVPEAIRKAVEDGKKKMINVPKVGTTIPHEVIGHYGSGNILFKPAEAGSGVAAGGAVRIVMDMAGISDVTSKSLGSNTPINVVRATIDGLKKLRTSEEVAKLRQPERA; encoded by the coding sequence ATGGCAAACCGCAATGATTCTCGTAACAATCGCAGAAACAAAGACGATATCGAAGATCAATTAGTCGCTGTCAACCGTATTACTAAGGTTGTTAAAGGTGGCCGTCGCATGAGATTTGCTGCTCTTGTTGTTGTTGGCGACAAGAAAGGCCGTGTAGGTTTTGGTACTGGTAAAGCTCAAGAAGTCCCAGAAGCAATCCGTAAGGCTGTAGAAGACGGTAAGAAGAAAATGATCAATGTACCTAAAGTTGGTACTACTATTCCTCATGAAGTTATTGGTCACTACGGTTCAGGTAACATTTTATTTAAACCTGCTGAAGCTGGTTCTGGTGTTGCTGCTGGTGGTGCCGTACGTATCGTTATGGATATGGCTGGTATCTCAGACGTAACTTCAAAGTCACTTGGTTCAAACACTCCAATTAACGTTGTTCGTGCAACTATCGATGGTTTGAAGAAGCTTAGAACTAGTGAAGAAGTTGCAAAACTTCGTCAACCTGAAAGAGCTTAA
- the rpmC gene encoding 50S ribosomal protein L29 has translation MKAKDIRALTTDEMLEKEKQYKEELFNLRFQQATGQLENTARLSKVRKNIARIKTILSEKALENN, from the coding sequence ATGAAGGCTAAAGATATCAGAGCATTAACCACTGATGAAATGTTAGAAAAAGAAAAGCAATACAAAGAAGAACTCTTCAATTTGCGTTTCCAACAAGCAACGGGTCAATTAGAAAATACCGCTCGCTTGAGCAAAGTCCGCAAGAATATCGCCAGAATCAAGACTATTCTGAGCGAAAAAGCGTTAGAAAACAATTAA
- the rpmD gene encoding 50S ribosomal protein L30, producing the protein MTDLKITLIRSVAHRLPQQRKIVKALGLGRVDSTVVLPDNAATRGALLKIAHLISVEEINK; encoded by the coding sequence ATGACTGATTTAAAGATTACTTTAATTAGAAGTGTTGCTCACCGTCTACCTCAACAAAGAAAGATCGTTAAAGCTCTTGGTTTAGGTAGAGTGGATAGTACTGTTGTTCTTCCAGACAACGCTGCTACTCGTGGTGCATTATTAAAGATTGCTCACTTAATCTCTGTTGAAGAGATTAACAAATAG
- the infA gene encoding translation initiation factor IF-1, with amino-acid sequence MAKDDVIEVEGKVVDTLPNAMFKVELENGATILAHVSGKIRMHYIRILPGDRVTVELSPYDLTKGRITYRFIK; translated from the coding sequence TTGGCAAAAGATGATGTCATTGAAGTAGAAGGTAAGGTAGTTGATACCTTACCTAATGCTATGTTTAAAGTTGAATTGGAAAATGGAGCCACAATTTTAGCACACGTTTCTGGTAAAATTAGGATGCACTACATTCGTATTTTGCCGGGAGACCGTGTGACTGTGGAATTATCTCCATATGATTTAACTAAAGGTAGAATTACGTATCGGTTTATAAAGTAA
- the rpsM gene encoding 30S ribosomal protein S13 produces MARIAGVDLPRDKRIVIALTYIYGIGEATAKKICADAGVSEDIRSKDLTPEDQEKLRAEVDKYRVEGDLRREVSMNIKRLVDIGSYRGIRHRRGLPVRGQNTKNNARTRKGTKRNR; encoded by the coding sequence ATGGCTCGTATTGCTGGTGTTGACTTACCAAGAGATAAAAGAATCGTTATCGCTTTAACTTACATTTACGGTATCGGTGAAGCAACTGCCAAGAAAATTTGTGCTGATGCTGGAGTATCTGAAGATATTCGTTCAAAGGATTTAACTCCAGAAGATCAAGAAAAGCTTCGTGCTGAAGTTGACAAGTACCGTGTTGAAGGTGACTTACGTCGTGAAGTAAGCATGAACATTAAGCGTTTAGTTGATATTGGTTCTTACCGTGGTATTCGTCACCGCCGTGGACTTCCAGTTCGTGGCCAAAATACCAAGAACAATGCTCGTACTCGTAAGGGTACTAAGAGAAATCGTTAA
- the rpsC gene encoding 30S ribosomal protein S3 has product MGQKINPNGFRLGVIRDWESKWYADKGYKETLNEDLQIRKFISEKLKDASVSTVEIERAANRINISIHTAKPGMVIGKGGSEVEALRKQLNALTGKQVHINIVEIKKPDLDAKLVADSIARQLEARIAFRRAMRQATQRAMRAGAKGIKVQTSGRLNGADMARREWHTEGRVPLQTLRADIDYAWVNAFTTYGEIGVQVWINRGEILPTRKNKPASKPAKGGNR; this is encoded by the coding sequence ATGGGTCAAAAGATTAACCCAAACGGTTTTCGTCTCGGTGTTATCCGTGATTGGGAATCAAAATGGTATGCTGACAAGGGATACAAAGAAACTTTAAATGAAGACCTTCAAATCAGAAAATTTATTTCAGAAAAGTTGAAGGATGCCTCAGTATCTACTGTTGAAATTGAACGTGCAGCTAACAGAATCAACATTTCAATTCATACTGCTAAGCCAGGTATGGTAATTGGTAAAGGTGGTTCTGAAGTTGAAGCTTTGAGAAAACAATTAAATGCTTTAACTGGTAAGCAAGTTCACATTAATATTGTTGAAATTAAGAAACCAGATCTTGATGCTAAGTTAGTAGCAGATAGTATTGCTCGTCAACTTGAAGCTCGTATTGCTTTCAGACGTGCTATGCGTCAAGCTACTCAAAGAGCTATGCGTGCTGGTGCCAAGGGTATTAAGGTTCAAACTTCAGGTCGTTTGAACGGTGCCGATATGGCAAGAAGAGAATGGCACACAGAAGGTCGTGTTCCATTACAAACTTTGAGAGCTGATATTGATTACGCTTGGGTAAATGCCTTCACTACTTATGGTGAAATTGGTGTTCAAGTTTGGATCAACCGTGGCGAAATCTTACCTACTCGTAAGAATAAGCCAGCTTCAAAGCCAGCGAAGGGAGGAAATAGATAA
- the rplF gene encoding 50S ribosomal protein L6 — translation MSRIGLKTIEVPDSVTVTKEGDNITVKGPKGELTRYFDPKIKFEQKDGEINFSRSSESDKALHGTERANLASMIEGVVDGYKKTLKLIGVGYRAQAQGNKITLNVGYSHPVVLTAPEGVSVKATSATDVEVEGVSKQDVGQFAAEIRAVRPPEPYKGKGIRYVDEYVRRKEGKTGK, via the coding sequence ATGAGCCGAATCGGTTTAAAGACTATTGAAGTCCCTGACAGTGTCACTGTTACCAAGGAAGGCGACAATATTACTGTTAAGGGCCCAAAGGGTGAATTAACTAGATACTTCGATCCAAAGATTAAGTTTGAACAAAAAGATGGTGAAATTAACTTTTCACGTTCAAGCGAAAGCGACAAAGCACTTCACGGTACTGAAAGAGCTAACTTAGCTTCAATGATCGAAGGTGTAGTTGACGGTTATAAGAAGACTTTGAAGTTAATCGGTGTTGGTTACCGTGCACAAGCACAAGGTAACAAGATTACTTTAAATGTTGGTTATTCACACCCAGTTGTATTGACTGCACCAGAAGGTGTTTCTGTAAAGGCAACTTCAGCAACTGATGTAGAAGTTGAAGGTGTTTCAAAGCAAGATGTTGGTCAATTTGCAGCTGAAATCCGTGCCGTACGTCCACCAGAACCTTATAAGGGTAAAGGTATTCGTTATGTTGATGAATACGTACGTCGCAAGGAAGGTAAGACTGGTAAGTAA
- the rpsQ gene encoding 30S ribosomal protein S17, whose amino-acid sequence MSETNERNRRHVYQGRVVSDKMDKTIVVVVDTYKNHPVYNKRIRYSKKYYAQDENNEAKVGDTVRIMETRPLSRKKRFRLVKIVKKSV is encoded by the coding sequence TTGAGCGAAACAAACGAAAGAAATCGTCGTCACGTATACCAAGGTCGTGTAGTTTCTGATAAGATGGACAAGACTATCGTTGTAGTTGTTGACACTTACAAGAACCACCCTGTTTACAACAAGCGTATTAGATATTCAAAGAAGTACTACGCACAAGACGAAAATAACGAAGCTAAAGTTGGCGATACTGTACGTATCATGGAAACCCGTCCATTATCTCGTAAGAAGCGCTTCCGTTTAGTAAAGATTGTTAAGAAATCTGTTTAA
- the rplX gene encoding 50S ribosomal protein L24 — protein MFVKTGDKVKVIAGKDKGKEGTVLSVNVKKNRVVVKGVNKIKKHQKPSQSNANGGVVESEGSIHASNVKVISSKKEDK, from the coding sequence ATGTTCGTTAAAACTGGTGACAAAGTAAAAGTTATTGCCGGAAAAGATAAAGGTAAAGAAGGTACTGTTCTTTCTGTTAACGTTAAGAAAAACCGCGTAGTGGTTAAGGGCGTTAACAAGATTAAGAAGCACCAAAAGCCTTCACAAAGCAATGCTAATGGTGGTGTAGTTGAATCAGAAGGTTCAATTCACGCATCAAACGTTAAAGTAATTAGTAGTAAAAAAGAAGATAAGTAG
- a CDS encoding adenylate kinase, whose protein sequence is MINLILLGLPGAGKGTASERIVDKYHLTHISTGDMFREAMANKTKVGLEAKSYIDKGNLVPDEVTAKLVEERLSQPDIKEGFILDGFPRTTVQAELLDGITKRLEKPLTNVIALEVDEDTLIKRLSARYMCKNCGATYNKLSKQPKVEGTCDRCGGHEFYQREDDKPEVVKNRLEVNEKMNAPLKDFYQKKGLLTVINGEQTPEKVFEDIDAVLSNNQ, encoded by the coding sequence ATGATTAACTTAATTCTTTTAGGGTTACCAGGTGCTGGTAAAGGTACAGCATCAGAGCGAATCGTTGATAAATATCACTTAACTCATATTTCAACTGGGGATATGTTTAGGGAAGCAATGGCTAACAAGACGAAGGTTGGTCTTGAAGCTAAGAGTTATATCGATAAGGGTAATCTAGTACCCGATGAAGTTACTGCAAAGTTGGTTGAGGAACGTTTAAGTCAACCTGATATTAAAGAAGGTTTTATCTTAGATGGTTTTCCAAGAACCACTGTACAAGCAGAACTTTTAGATGGTATTACAAAACGTTTGGAGAAACCTTTAACAAATGTCATTGCGCTTGAAGTTGACGAAGACACTTTGATTAAGCGTTTATCAGCAAGATACATGTGTAAAAATTGTGGAGCTACTTACAACAAGCTTTCCAAGCAGCCAAAAGTTGAGGGCACTTGTGATCGCTGTGGTGGCCATGAATTTTATCAACGTGAAGATGATAAACCAGAAGTTGTTAAGAATCGTCTTGAAGTTAATGAAAAGATGAATGCACCTTTGAAGGACTTTTATCAGAAGAAAGGCTTGCTCACTGTAATTAATGGTGAACAAACTCCAGAAAAAGTCTTTGAAGATATTGATGCGGTATTGAGTAATAATCAATAG
- the rplV gene encoding 50S ribosomal protein L22: MAEQISSAKAEARTVRIAPRKARLVVDLIRGKSVAEALAILEFTPRAASPIVEKVLRSAIANAEHNYDLESANLYVSEAYVNEGATLKRFRPRAKGMASPINKRTSHVVVVVSEKND, from the coding sequence ATGGCAGAACAAATTAGTTCAGCTAAGGCTGAAGCAAGAACTGTTCGCATCGCTCCAAGAAAAGCTCGTTTAGTCGTTGACTTAATTCGTGGCAAGAGCGTTGCTGAAGCATTAGCAATCTTGGAATTTACGCCTAGAGCTGCTTCCCCAATCGTTGAAAAAGTTTTGCGTTCAGCTATTGCTAACGCAGAACATAACTACGATCTTGAAAGTGCAAACCTTTACGTATCAGAAGCTTATGTAAATGAAGGTGCAACTTTGAAGAGATTCCGCCCACGTGCTAAGGGTATGGCTTCTCCAATTAACAAGAGAACCAGTCACGTAGTTGTAGTAGTTTCAGAAAAGAACGATTAA
- a CDS encoding type Z 30S ribosomal protein S14: MAKTSQKIKNRRPAKFSSREYTRCERCGRPHSVYRKFGLCRICLKELAHKGQIPGLKKASW; the protein is encoded by the coding sequence ATGGCTAAAACATCACAAAAAATCAAAAATCGTCGTCCTGCTAAGTTCTCTTCACGCGAATATACACGTTGCGAGAGATGTGGTCGTCCACACTCCGTATACCGTAAATTCGGGTTATGCCGTATTTGCTTAAAGGAATTAGCACACAAGGGTCAAATCCCTGGTCTTAAAAAGGCTAGTTGGTAG
- a CDS encoding DNA-directed RNA polymerase subunit alpha: MIEFEKPNITVVEQEDSYGKFVVEPLERGFGTTLGNSLRRVLLTSIPGTGLVYVQIDGVLHEFSTVPGVREDVTKIILNLKKLELKSLSDEQKVIELDIEGPATVTADDLKVDADVQVLNPDQYICTIAEGGHLHMELAVKNGRGYVAASDNKSDDMPIGVIPVDSLFSPIKKVNYQVESTRVGKRDDFDKLTFEIWTDGSIKPNDALSFAAKILVEHFKVFESADANAKFSEVMVEKEDDKKEKKLEMTIEELDLSVRSYNCLKRAGINTLQELTDKTESDMMRVRNLGRKSLEEVKNKLTDLGLSLRQED, encoded by the coding sequence ATGATTGAATTTGAAAAACCAAATATTACCGTTGTTGAACAAGAAGATTCTTACGGTAAGTTTGTTGTTGAACCACTTGAGCGAGGCTTTGGTACTACTTTAGGTAATTCTTTAAGAAGAGTATTACTTACTTCTATTCCAGGTACTGGACTTGTTTATGTGCAAATTGATGGCGTTTTACACGAGTTCTCAACAGTTCCTGGCGTCAGAGAAGATGTAACCAAGATCATCTTGAACTTGAAGAAACTTGAATTAAAGTCTCTTTCAGATGAACAAAAGGTTATTGAATTGGACATTGAAGGTCCAGCCACAGTAACTGCTGATGATCTTAAAGTTGATGCAGACGTTCAAGTCTTGAATCCGGATCAATATATTTGTACCATTGCTGAAGGTGGACACTTGCATATGGAACTTGCCGTAAAGAATGGTAGAGGTTATGTTGCTGCAAGTGACAATAAGAGTGATGACATGCCAATCGGAGTTATCCCAGTTGACTCTTTATTCTCACCAATTAAGAAGGTTAACTACCAAGTTGAATCAACTCGTGTTGGTAAGAGAGATGACTTTGATAAGCTCACTTTTGAGATTTGGACTGACGGTTCAATCAAGCCTAATGACGCCCTTAGTTTTGCTGCTAAAATTTTAGTTGAACACTTTAAGGTATTTGAATCAGCAGATGCAAATGCTAAATTCAGCGAAGTAATGGTGGAAAAGGAAGACGATAAGAAGGAAAAGAAGCTTGAGATGACTATCGAAGAGCTTGACCTTTCTGTTCGTTCATATAACTGCCTGAAGCGTGCTGGCATTAATACTCTTCAAGAGTTAACTGACAAGACAGAATCAGATATGATGCGTGTACGTAACTTAGGACGTAAATCATTGGAAGAAGTTAAAAATAAATTAACCGACTTAGGTCTTTCACTTCGTCAAGAAGACTAA
- the rpsK gene encoding 30S ribosomal protein S11 → MPAKKTARKRRVKKHVESGVAHIHSTFNNTLVMITDVQGNAVAWSSAGALGFKGSRKSTPFAAQMAAEAAAKSAMDQGMKHVEVSVKGPGAGRESAIRSLQATGLEITAIRDVTPVPHNGSRPPKRRRV, encoded by the coding sequence ATGCCTGCAAAGAAAACAGCACGTAAGCGTCGTGTGAAGAAGCATGTTGAAAGCGGTGTAGCACACATTCACTCAACGTTTAATAATACTTTAGTCATGATTACTGACGTTCAAGGTAATGCAGTTGCTTGGTCTTCAGCTGGTGCATTGGGCTTTAAGGGTAGTCGTAAGTCTACTCCATTTGCAGCTCAAATGGCAGCTGAAGCAGCAGCTAAGAGTGCAATGGACCAAGGCATGAAACATGTAGAAGTTTCAGTTAAAGGTCCTGGTGCTGGTCGTGAATCTGCTATTAGATCACTTCAAGCAACTGGTCTTGAAATTACTGCAATTCGTGACGTTACGCCAGTTCCTCACAATGGTTCCAGACCACCAAAACGTCGTCGTGTTTAA